The Triticum aestivum cultivar Chinese Spring chromosome 7B, IWGSC CS RefSeq v2.1, whole genome shotgun sequence genome window below encodes:
- the LOC123160570 gene encoding GDSL esterase/lipase At5g03610-like, with amino-acid sequence MFVFGDDFVDNGNVPNNIGEKTSRQWSYPYGSYLNTYYATSPVLAGRFSNYRMQSDFIARMLGLNEAPPAYELTSDQSSDSSGMTFAFGGAGVFKVKTKKVPTLAAQVQTFKRLVNDGVISTHQLHHSVALIAISGNDYMSDSDFETGFYTSFDDLDTYIGNVATEILDNVAQLQMLGVRKVLVNNLHPIGCTPLHTSSNNYTTCDLLGNYGASVHNKYLKQMLDERDNVHILDLYSAFTDILNHAPGGGSDQSNDFDGKLTPCCESTDEGGFCGERSHSGKRLYDLCENPDKTFYWDQTHPTHAGWEAVMKALQQPLTEFLDEDYIA; translated from the exons ATGTTTGTCTTCGGCGACGACTTTGTCGACAACGGCAATGTTCCAAACAACATTGGTGAAAAGACATCACGTCAATGGAGCTACCCATACGGCTCCTATCTCAACACTTATTATGCTACGTCTCCTGTTTTGGCCGGGCGCTTCTCCAACTACAGGATGCAATCAGATTTTATCG CAAGGATGTTGGGCCTCAATGAAGCCCCTCCAGCGTACGAGCTCACATCAGATCAATCTTCTGACtcatctggcatgacctttgcttttGGGGGCGCTGGTGTCTTCAAGGTGAAGACCAAGAAGGTGCCGACCCTTGCCGCACAGGTTCAAACTTTCAAGAGGCTTGTCAACGACGGGGTCATCTCAACACATCAGCTTCACCACTCCGTCGCGCTCATCGCCATCTCCGGCAATGACTACATGAGCGACTCCGACTTTGAGACCGGCTTCTACACAAGCTTCGATGAT CTCGACACTTACATCGGAAACGTGGCGACTGAGATCCTAGATAACGTGGCACAACTGCAGATGCTTGGGGTGAGAAAAGTGCTAGTAAACAATTTGCATCCCATTGGTTGCACGCCTTTGCATACTAGTTCGAACAACTACACCACATGCGACCTTCTTGGCAATTATGGCGCGTCCGTCCACAACAAGTATCTAAAGCAAATGCTTGACGAAAGGGATAACGTTCACATTCTGGACCTCTACTCAGCCTTCACTGACATCCTCAATCACGCCCCTG GTGGAGGATCGGATCAGTCCAACGATTTCGATGGCAAGCTGACCCCATGCTGCGAGAGTACTGATGAGGGAGGGTTCTGTGGAGAGCGTAGCCATTCAGGGAAGCGCCTGTACGACCTATGCGAAAATCCCGACAAGACGTTCTACTGGGACCAGACACACCCAACACATGCTGGGTGGGAGGCTGTAATGAAGGCGCTGCAACAGCCTTTGACGGAGTTTCTCGATGAGGACTACATTGCATAA